One stretch of Nesterenkonia halotolerans DNA includes these proteins:
- a CDS encoding NAD-dependent succinate-semialdehyde dehydrogenase, producing the protein MTSPDLTSPDLQAHDLTSRVQATLAATPTQLFIDGRWREADSGSHFTVENPATGDVLATVASAGSVDAAAAMDAAATAQEAWGRTSSRSRAEILRRGFDLVQERAEDLALLMTLEMGKPLAQSRGEVGYGGEFLRWFSEEAVRDYGRYADTPEGNLRMLVTRKPVGPCLLITPWNFPLAMATRKVAPAIAAGCTMILKPAGLTPLTALYFTQLMTEAGLPAGVLNVLPTDSPAEISEPLLADSRLRKISFTGSTAVGKHLMRQATENVLRTSMELGGNGPLLVFEDADLDKAVAGAMAAKMRNMGEACTAANRLLVHESVAEEFIARLAEKMSALKVGPGLEETSDVGPLIDAKACASVEGLVVEAVERGAKVVVGGHRIEGPGHFYAPTLLRDVPAEARVMREEIFGPVAPVMTFSTEDEAVELANATEYGLASYVFTENISRGLRIGDRIDFGLLGLNVGVISNAAAPFGGVKQSGLGREGGAEGISEYTSTQYIGVESPWGPA; encoded by the coding sequence ATGACATCACCCGATCTGACCTCACCCGATCTTCAGGCACACGATCTGACCTCCCGCGTCCAGGCCACGCTGGCCGCCACCCCGACCCAGCTCTTCATCGACGGGCGCTGGCGTGAGGCCGACTCCGGGTCCCACTTCACCGTGGAGAACCCCGCCACCGGGGACGTCCTCGCGACGGTGGCCTCGGCCGGTTCCGTGGACGCGGCTGCCGCCATGGATGCCGCCGCCACCGCGCAGGAGGCGTGGGGACGCACCTCCTCGCGCAGCCGGGCGGAGATCCTGCGCCGAGGCTTCGACCTGGTGCAGGAACGCGCCGAGGACCTGGCACTGCTGATGACGCTGGAGATGGGCAAGCCGCTCGCGCAGTCCCGCGGCGAGGTCGGCTACGGCGGCGAGTTTCTTCGCTGGTTCTCCGAGGAGGCGGTGCGCGACTACGGGCGCTACGCCGACACTCCGGAGGGGAATCTGCGCATGCTCGTCACCCGCAAGCCGGTGGGTCCGTGCCTGCTGATCACCCCGTGGAACTTCCCACTTGCCATGGCCACCCGCAAGGTCGCCCCTGCCATTGCGGCGGGCTGCACGATGATCCTCAAGCCCGCAGGTCTCACCCCGTTGACCGCGCTGTACTTCACCCAGCTCATGACGGAGGCGGGACTTCCGGCGGGCGTGCTCAACGTGCTGCCCACCGATTCTCCCGCGGAGATCTCTGAGCCGCTGCTGGCCGATTCCCGACTGCGCAAGATCTCCTTCACCGGATCCACTGCGGTGGGCAAGCATCTGATGCGCCAGGCCACCGAGAACGTGCTGCGCACCTCTATGGAGCTTGGCGGGAACGGCCCGTTGCTGGTGTTCGAGGACGCGGATCTGGACAAGGCCGTGGCTGGCGCGATGGCCGCGAAGATGCGCAATATGGGCGAGGCCTGCACGGCCGCCAACCGCCTGCTGGTCCACGAGTCAGTGGCCGAGGAGTTCATCGCCAGACTCGCGGAGAAGATGTCCGCACTGAAAGTGGGGCCCGGGCTCGAGGAGACCTCCGACGTCGGCCCGCTCATCGACGCCAAAGCCTGCGCCTCCGTGGAAGGCCTGGTCGTCGAGGCAGTGGAGCGCGGCGCCAAGGTGGTCGTCGGCGGTCACCGGATCGAGGGACCCGGCCACTTCTATGCCCCGACCCTGCTCCGCGACGTCCCCGCAGAGGCCCGGGTCATGCGCGAAGAGATCTTCGGACCTGTCGCCCCGGTGATGACGTTCAGCACCGAGGACGAGGCCGTGGAACTTGCCAATGCCACCGAATACGGGCTCGCCTCCTACGTGTTCACCGAGAACATCTCCCGGGGACTGCGGATCGGCGATCGCATCGACTTCGGTCTGCTGGGGCTCAACGTAGGAGTCATCTCGAACGCGGCCGCGCCCTTCGGCGGGGTCAAGCAGTCAGGGCTGGGCCGGGAAGGTGGGGCCGAGGGGATCAGCGAGTACACCAGCACCCAGTACATCGGCGTCGAGAGCCCCTGGGGTCCCGCCTAG
- a CDS encoding class F sortase, whose amino-acid sequence MHPRKTITDSHHLGKQSPRHRLIAVSALTALLLSGCAGGAEEDPAAQSTAAAVETPSTPSSSDAEPTDAEPTETESAEESSEATASPESDDASEPEVLEESRPASFSIPAIDADSELLHLGLRENNTLEVPPGAPGSPASWYTGSPTPGEAGPSVFLGHVDDSAGQPGVFAALPQLAEGDEISVYREDGNTAVFSVTKAEQYGKNDFPTLEVYGNTDEAELRLITCDGYNETTGEYEDNYVVYATLMN is encoded by the coding sequence ATGCACCCCAGGAAGACCATCACTGACTCCCACCACCTCGGGAAACAGTCTCCTCGACATCGCCTCATCGCTGTCTCCGCACTCACTGCACTGCTCCTGTCCGGCTGCGCAGGGGGTGCCGAGGAAGACCCCGCCGCACAGTCCACCGCGGCCGCCGTGGAGACTCCCAGCACCCCGTCGTCGTCCGACGCTGAGCCCACCGATGCTGAGCCCACCGAGACCGAGTCCGCCGAGGAATCCAGCGAGGCGACTGCCTCACCGGAGAGCGACGACGCGTCGGAGCCGGAAGTCCTGGAGGAGTCACGACCGGCGTCCTTCTCGATTCCGGCCATCGATGCAGACTCCGAGCTGCTGCACCTCGGCCTGCGCGAGAACAACACACTGGAGGTGCCGCCGGGCGCTCCCGGGTCTCCCGCGAGCTGGTACACCGGCTCCCCCACCCCAGGTGAGGCCGGGCCGTCTGTCTTCCTAGGCCATGTGGACGACTCCGCCGGCCAGCCCGGGGTCTTCGCCGCTCTGCCGCAGCTCGCCGAGGGCGACGAGATCAGCGTCTATCGCGAAGACGGCAACACCGCGGTGTTCTCCGTGACGAAGGCGGAGCAGTACGGGAAGAACGATTTCCCGACCCTGGAGGTCTACGGGAACACCGATGAGGCTGAACTGCGGCTGATCACCTGCGACGGGTACAACGAGACGACCGGCGAGTACGAGGACAACTATGTCGTCTATGCAACCCTCATGAATTAG
- a CDS encoding agmatine deiminase family protein, protein MTSLQHALRMPPEWAPHERTWMAFPPSNDTFGDPGSATLEAARAAWARVARVIAQYEPVTVVAAPHDEPAARELLGEVATIVPMPLDDAWMRDIGPTFVHQDDGELAAVDWIFNGWGAQSWAAWDRDAHIAAAITAQAGSRRITSDLVNEGGAFHVDGRGTVLLTETVQRDEGRNPHQSREQIEAEIHAKLGTSNAVWFPRGLAKDYEEFGTRGHVDMFAAFTPAGHILLHRQEDPSHPDHQVTEEMRSFLESARDAEGKPFTIIEVPAPQTLRQDGEYVDWTYINHYVANGVVVLCAYEDPRDEQAAALLAQAYPDRAIELVDARDILRFGGGIHCITQQQPSPASAGDSGGIAESWLR, encoded by the coding sequence ATGACCTCGCTTCAGCACGCGCTGCGCATGCCCCCCGAATGGGCGCCGCATGAGCGCACCTGGATGGCCTTCCCGCCGAGCAACGACACCTTCGGCGACCCCGGCTCGGCCACTCTCGAAGCCGCCCGGGCAGCCTGGGCCCGAGTGGCCCGGGTGATCGCCCAGTATGAGCCCGTCACCGTGGTGGCCGCACCCCATGACGAACCCGCCGCTCGCGAGCTGCTCGGCGAGGTGGCCACCATCGTGCCGATGCCGCTCGACGATGCCTGGATGCGCGACATCGGCCCGACCTTCGTCCACCAGGACGACGGCGAGCTTGCCGCCGTCGACTGGATCTTCAACGGCTGGGGAGCGCAGAGCTGGGCGGCCTGGGACCGCGACGCGCACATCGCGGCGGCCATCACCGCGCAGGCCGGCAGCAGGCGGATCACCAGCGACCTCGTCAATGAGGGCGGCGCCTTTCACGTGGACGGTCGCGGCACGGTGCTGCTGACCGAGACCGTCCAGCGCGATGAGGGTCGGAACCCCCACCAGAGCCGAGAGCAGATCGAGGCGGAGATCCACGCGAAACTGGGCACCAGCAACGCCGTCTGGTTCCCCCGCGGGCTGGCCAAGGACTATGAGGAGTTCGGCACCCGCGGACACGTGGACATGTTTGCCGCCTTCACACCCGCCGGTCACATCCTGCTGCACCGCCAGGAGGACCCCAGCCACCCCGACCACCAGGTCACCGAGGAGATGCGCAGCTTCCTGGAGTCCGCGCGCGACGCCGAGGGCAAGCCGTTCACCATCATCGAGGTCCCCGCGCCTCAGACGTTGAGGCAGGACGGGGAGTACGTGGACTGGACCTATATCAACCACTATGTGGCCAACGGCGTGGTCGTGCTCTGCGCCTACGAGGACCCGCGCGACGAGCAGGCCGCGGCCCTCCTGGCCCAGGCCTATCCCGACCGGGCCATCGAACTCGTCGACGCCCGGGACATCCTGCGCTTCGGCGGCGGCATCCACTGCATCACCCAGCAGCAGCCATCCCCGGCCAGTGCAGGAGATTCAGGCGGTATCGCGGAATCGTGGCTGCGATGA
- a CDS encoding amidase encodes MSRARFDVVEATISQLRDALEDGRTSSEELLNAYLERIAAYDQQGPQLNSLVVMNPQALADAQASDARRAAGAPLSPLDGIPYTAKNSYMARGLTVAAGSHAFADLVAQHDSFVVGRLRSAGAVLIGLTNMPPMANGGMQRGVYGRAESPYNPEYLTSAFASGSSNGSGTATAASFASFGLAEETWSSGRAPASNNALCAYTPSWGVISMRGNWPLVPTMDVVVPQTRTMADLLEVLDVIVADDPQTRGDFWRVQPWLALPRASELRPESYTALEVADHQTAYGILSGLRVGAPQIFLGKDPEAGTAPVHADGTTGIGGSTGRTIHPRDSVLELFEAACASFTEHGAALTDCDLPVLSNYEGDRPGAPTITGRGLVPEEYLRQEVAELSAWAWEDFLQANGDEALHSLAQVDGSQIFPAPPGALPDRYDGFDDDIATLPVLIRERPDLQLGDLALMEEGITGLVRTREQDFEQWLDQLGLDVIAFPAVADVGPADADVSPASAEVAWRNGVWVANGNLVWRHLGIPTVTLPMGTMHDTGMPVGITFAGRAYDDVRLLRVAAAFESTGHRRTEPPATPRL; translated from the coding sequence ATGAGCAGAGCACGCTTTGACGTGGTCGAAGCCACGATCTCCCAGCTGCGCGATGCGCTCGAGGACGGCCGGACCAGCAGCGAAGAGCTGCTCAACGCCTACCTGGAGCGGATCGCCGCGTATGACCAGCAGGGACCGCAGCTGAACTCCCTGGTGGTGATGAATCCGCAAGCGCTGGCCGACGCTCAAGCCTCGGACGCGCGGCGCGCTGCCGGTGCACCGCTGAGCCCGCTGGACGGCATCCCCTACACGGCGAAGAACAGCTACATGGCCCGGGGCCTCACCGTCGCCGCGGGCTCCCACGCCTTCGCCGATCTGGTCGCGCAGCATGACTCCTTCGTGGTGGGACGGCTGCGCAGCGCCGGTGCGGTGCTGATCGGCCTGACGAACATGCCGCCGATGGCCAATGGGGGCATGCAGCGCGGCGTCTATGGCCGGGCCGAGAGCCCGTACAACCCGGAGTACCTGACCTCGGCCTTCGCTTCCGGCTCCTCCAACGGCTCCGGCACCGCGACCGCGGCGAGCTTCGCCAGCTTCGGGCTGGCGGAGGAGACCTGGTCCTCGGGGCGGGCACCGGCGTCGAACAATGCACTCTGCGCCTATACCCCCTCCTGGGGAGTCATCTCCATGCGCGGGAACTGGCCGCTGGTGCCGACGATGGACGTCGTCGTCCCGCAGACCCGCACGATGGCGGACCTGCTGGAGGTCCTGGACGTAATCGTCGCCGATGACCCACAGACCCGCGGTGACTTCTGGCGGGTCCAGCCCTGGCTTGCCCTGCCGCGAGCCTCCGAGCTGCGACCGGAGTCCTATACCGCGCTGGAGGTCGCGGATCACCAGACCGCCTACGGCATCCTCAGCGGCCTGCGCGTCGGAGCCCCGCAGATCTTCCTGGGGAAGGACCCCGAGGCCGGGACGGCACCGGTCCATGCCGACGGGACCACCGGCATCGGCGGCTCCACCGGCCGCACGATCCACCCACGGGACTCCGTGCTGGAGCTCTTCGAGGCCGCCTGCGCAAGCTTCACCGAGCACGGCGCCGCGCTCACCGACTGTGACCTGCCGGTGCTGAGCAACTACGAGGGAGACCGACCAGGCGCCCCCACGATCACCGGCCGCGGGCTCGTGCCCGAGGAATATCTGCGCCAGGAGGTGGCGGAGCTCAGCGCCTGGGCCTGGGAAGACTTCCTGCAGGCCAACGGGGATGAGGCGCTGCACAGCCTCGCCCAGGTCGATGGCAGTCAGATCTTCCCCGCACCTCCCGGGGCTCTGCCTGATCGCTACGACGGGTTCGACGACGATATCGCCACGCTGCCCGTGCTGATCCGCGAGCGCCCCGACCTGCAGCTCGGGGACCTGGCGCTCATGGAAGAAGGCATCACCGGGCTGGTGCGCACCCGGGAGCAGGACTTCGAGCAGTGGCTGGACCAGCTTGGACTCGACGTCATCGCATTCCCCGCAGTGGCCGACGTCGGACCGGCCGACGCCGATGTCTCCCCCGCCTCGGCCGAGGTCGCCTGGCGCAACGGCGTCTGGGTGGCCAACGGCAATCTCGTCTGGCGACACCTGGGCATCCCCACCGTGACCTTGCCCATGGGCACGATGCACGACACCGGAATGCCCGTGGGCATCACCTTCGCCGGCCGCGCCTACGACGACGTCCGGCTGCTGCGAGTCGCCGCAGCCTTCGAGTCGACCGGTCACCGGCGCACCGAACCTCCGGCGACCCCCCGCCTCTAG
- a CDS encoding universal stress protein, which yields MAEHSFNRVAVGFGGDERSHDALALAIALARSASATLDVILVLKEDDPFNPAYPPVGNVQGIIAEQAQQWIHEAEAVIPAEVTHHSHVRPARSVAEGLVAAVEELGSDVLVTGSGIGFGRIMTHPAVTALLHSAPVPVALAPAGYRAATTITDVMGAVSAAHPQHQVAGTSEAWAAQLGAELSYVTFQDGDAARGAGTPDGESGNSSDEGEAGNSSAKHIVARGKTLRHAVDTVDWPQGAILLIGSSPLARRRHIFLGMTAARVLSHLPIPMVLLPRDLESSAPQAR from the coding sequence ATGGCTGAGCATTCCTTCAACCGGGTGGCAGTGGGGTTCGGCGGCGATGAACGCAGCCACGACGCCCTGGCACTCGCAATCGCCCTGGCCCGTTCGGCTTCAGCGACCCTCGACGTCATTCTGGTCCTCAAGGAGGACGACCCGTTCAACCCCGCCTACCCTCCGGTGGGCAATGTGCAGGGGATCATCGCCGAGCAGGCCCAGCAGTGGATCCACGAGGCCGAAGCGGTCATCCCTGCCGAGGTCACCCACCACAGCCACGTCCGCCCCGCCCGCTCGGTGGCCGAGGGCCTCGTGGCAGCGGTCGAGGAGCTCGGCTCCGATGTGCTGGTCACCGGGTCCGGCATCGGATTCGGCCGGATCATGACCCACCCGGCAGTCACCGCCCTGCTGCACAGCGCGCCAGTGCCCGTGGCGCTCGCCCCGGCGGGCTACCGCGCGGCCACCACCATCACCGATGTGATGGGCGCCGTCTCCGCCGCCCACCCGCAGCATCAGGTCGCCGGGACCAGTGAGGCCTGGGCTGCTCAGCTCGGCGCCGAGCTGAGCTACGTGACCTTCCAGGATGGTGACGCCGCCCGCGGGGCCGGCACGCCTGACGGAGAGTCCGGCAACTCGTCCGACGAAGGCGAGGCCGGCAACAGCTCCGCGAAGCACATCGTCGCCCGCGGCAAGACTCTGCGTCACGCCGTGGACACCGTGGACTGGCCCCAGGGAGCGATCCTGCTCATCGGCTCCTCCCCGCTGGCCCGCCGCCGGCACATCTTCCTGGGCATGACCGCCGCCCGCGTCCTGTCCCATCTGCCGATCCCCATGGTCCTGCTGCCGCGCGACCTCGAATCCAGTGCGCCCCAGGCGCGCTGA
- a CDS encoding APC family permease, which produces MSESPSTSVEATGQHAHSKGLSIGSIGVLGAVVIGVSTIAPAYTLSGALGPTASAVGDHLPAVLIVGFIPMLLVALGYRQLNRAMPDAGTTFTWASKAFGPWVGWMGSWGLLAATILVLSNLAGIAVDFFYLAISQLTGVDSIAELTRNVPINVITCVIFMAIAAYVSYRGMETTKTVQYVLVSFQLVVLLWFSIAAFRHASVGSAFDATAFSWEWFNPFGIESFSAFAAGIALSVFIYWGWDVVLTMNEESRGTTTTPGRAAILTILVVVSLYTVVTLGALSFSGVSEGEFGLGNPDIQENVFAALAGPVMGPMAILMSLAVLSSSAASLQSTMISPARTMLAMGHYGALSRKYAQVSPRYQTPAYATVVAVVIASVFYVVMRIISENVLWDTITTLGMMVCFYYGITALACVWYFRAEATASAGAFFNKFLAPLVGGILLLIFFCQTIWDSMDPDYGSGSEIGGIGLVFILGMLVFILGIAAMFWQYRKRPEFFRNRFETTEFIAD; this is translated from the coding sequence ATGAGCGAATCACCTAGCACCAGCGTTGAGGCCACGGGACAGCATGCCCACAGCAAGGGGCTGAGCATCGGAAGCATCGGCGTGCTCGGCGCCGTCGTCATCGGGGTCTCCACCATCGCCCCGGCCTATACCCTCTCCGGGGCCCTGGGCCCCACAGCCTCGGCGGTGGGCGACCACCTCCCGGCGGTGCTGATCGTCGGGTTCATCCCGATGCTGCTCGTCGCCCTGGGCTACCGGCAGCTGAACCGGGCCATGCCCGACGCCGGCACCACCTTCACCTGGGCGTCCAAGGCCTTCGGCCCCTGGGTGGGCTGGATGGGCAGCTGGGGGCTGCTCGCGGCCACCATCCTGGTGCTCTCCAACCTCGCCGGGATCGCCGTGGACTTCTTCTACCTGGCGATCAGCCAGCTCACCGGCGTGGACTCGATCGCGGAACTGACCCGCAACGTCCCGATCAACGTCATCACCTGTGTGATCTTCATGGCGATCGCCGCCTACGTCTCCTATCGCGGCATGGAGACCACCAAGACCGTGCAGTACGTGCTGGTCTCCTTCCAGCTGGTGGTGCTGCTCTGGTTCTCCATCGCCGCCTTCCGCCACGCCTCGGTCGGCTCCGCCTTCGACGCCACCGCCTTCAGCTGGGAATGGTTCAACCCCTTCGGGATCGAGTCCTTCTCCGCCTTCGCCGCCGGCATCGCCCTCTCGGTCTTCATCTACTGGGGCTGGGACGTGGTCCTGACCATGAACGAGGAATCCCGAGGAACCACCACCACTCCGGGTCGTGCCGCGATCCTGACCATCCTGGTGGTCGTCAGCCTCTACACCGTGGTCACCCTGGGTGCGCTGTCCTTCTCCGGAGTCTCCGAGGGCGAGTTCGGCCTGGGCAACCCTGATATCCAGGAGAACGTCTTCGCCGCCCTCGCCGGTCCGGTCATGGGTCCGATGGCCATCCTGATGTCCCTGGCCGTGCTGTCCTCCTCGGCGGCCTCGCTGCAGTCCACGATGATCTCTCCCGCCCGCACCATGCTGGCCATGGGTCACTACGGGGCGCTCAGCCGCAAATACGCGCAGGTCAGCCCGCGCTACCAGACTCCGGCCTACGCCACCGTGGTCGCCGTCGTCATCGCCTCGGTGTTCTACGTGGTGATGCGCATCATCTCCGAGAACGTCCTCTGGGACACCATCACCACGCTGGGCATGATGGTCTGCTTCTACTACGGGATCACCGCTCTGGCCTGCGTCTGGTACTTCCGCGCCGAGGCCACCGCCTCCGCCGGCGCCTTCTTCAACAAGTTCCTGGCTCCCCTGGTGGGCGGCATCCTGCTGCTGATCTTCTTCTGCCAGACCATCTGGGACTCCATGGATCCCGACTACGGCTCCGGCTCGGAGATCGGCGGCATCGGCCTGGTCTTCATCCTGGGCATGCTGGTCTTCATCCTGGGCATCGCGGCGATGTTCTGGCAGTACCGCAAGCGTCCGGAGTTCTTCCGCAACCGCTTCGAGACCACCGAGTTCATCGCCGACTGA
- the gabT gene encoding 4-aminobutyrate--2-oxoglutarate transaminase, with translation MTLSPTSSVSSRALPTLESRLPQRRELLTAIPGPASQELAARRAKAVPASAVSTMPVYAADADGGIIRDVDGNSFIDLGSGIAVTSVGASAPAVAQAVTEQVGHFTHSCFMVTPYEGYIAVAEELARLTPGDHEKRTVLFNSGAEAVENAVKVARLATSRQAVVAFDHAYHGRTNLTMGLTAKTMPYKTNFGPFAPEIYRMPMSYPYREANPEITGEEAARRAIEQMEKQIGAGSIAAILIEPIQGEGGFIVPAEGFLPTLADWARENGVVFIADEVQSGFCRTGAWFASEHEGVVPDLITMAKGIAGGMPLSAVTGRAELLDAVHAGGLGGTYGGNPVACAAALATLHTMEEQDLAGRARGIEELVTPRLRALAEELGGDQGPIGEVRGRGAMLAVELVKPGTTEPDPETTRAVAAACLSQGVLILTCGTYGNVVRLLPPLVIDEQLLSDGLEVLESVLRSHSSTASDLTAPSHVTAPSHVTAAKG, from the coding sequence ATGACGCTGTCCCCCACCTCCTCCGTGTCCTCCCGCGCCCTGCCCACACTGGAATCTCGGCTCCCGCAGCGCCGGGAGCTGCTCACCGCGATCCCCGGACCCGCCTCGCAGGAGCTGGCCGCCCGCCGCGCCAAGGCAGTCCCGGCGAGCGCGGTCTCCACGATGCCCGTCTACGCTGCCGACGCCGACGGCGGGATCATCCGCGACGTGGACGGCAACAGCTTCATCGACCTGGGTTCCGGGATCGCGGTGACCTCGGTGGGCGCCAGCGCTCCCGCCGTCGCGCAGGCGGTGACCGAGCAGGTCGGGCACTTCACACACAGCTGCTTCATGGTCACCCCCTACGAGGGTTATATCGCGGTGGCCGAGGAGCTCGCGCGGCTGACCCCTGGTGACCACGAGAAGCGGACCGTGCTGTTCAACTCCGGTGCCGAGGCCGTGGAGAACGCGGTCAAGGTCGCCCGGCTCGCAACGTCTCGGCAGGCCGTGGTCGCCTTCGATCACGCGTATCACGGGCGCACCAACCTCACCATGGGCCTGACCGCGAAGACCATGCCGTATAAGACCAACTTCGGTCCCTTCGCCCCGGAGATCTACCGGATGCCCATGAGCTACCCCTACCGCGAGGCCAACCCGGAGATCACCGGAGAAGAGGCCGCGCGCCGGGCGATCGAGCAGATGGAGAAGCAGATCGGGGCTGGATCGATCGCCGCGATCCTGATCGAACCGATCCAGGGTGAGGGTGGCTTCATCGTCCCCGCCGAGGGGTTCCTGCCCACCCTCGCCGACTGGGCCCGGGAGAACGGGGTGGTCTTCATCGCCGACGAGGTCCAGTCCGGCTTCTGCCGCACAGGAGCCTGGTTCGCCTCCGAGCACGAGGGCGTGGTGCCGGATCTGATCACCATGGCCAAGGGCATCGCCGGCGGCATGCCGCTCTCAGCGGTCACCGGTCGGGCCGAGCTCCTCGACGCCGTCCACGCCGGTGGTCTGGGGGGCACCTACGGCGGCAACCCGGTGGCCTGCGCCGCAGCGCTGGCCACGCTGCACACGATGGAAGAACAGGATCTCGCCGGCCGTGCCCGCGGAATCGAGGAGCTCGTGACACCGCGGCTGCGCGCGCTGGCCGAGGAGCTCGGCGGAGATCAGGGGCCCATCGGTGAGGTTCGCGGACGGGGGGCGATGCTCGCCGTCGAACTGGTCAAGCCCGGCACCACCGAGCCGGACCCGGAGACCACCCGCGCCGTGGCTGCCGCGTGTCTGAGCCAGGGGGTGCTGATCCTGACCTGCGGCACCTACGGCAACGTCGTCCGGCTGCTGCCCCCGCTGGTGATAGATGAGCAGCTGCTCAGCGACGGCCTGGAGGTGCTCGAATCTGTCCTGCGCAGCCACTCCAGCACCGCCTCCGACCTCACTGCACCCTCCCACGTCACTGCCCCCTCCCACGTCACTGCCGCGAAGGGCTGA